In Longimicrobium sp., the genomic stretch CGCGTACGACACCGGCGCCCGGTCCGCCGCGCCGGTCACGCGCCCGCGTACCATGCCTGTCCCCGCCTGCGCGAGCACACGCCCGCCGCAGCCCAGCACGAGCACCAGCGCGACCACCACCCGGCGAATCGTCATCACCCAACGCCGCGTTTCAGTGAATCAGGACTGCGCTATCTCCAACGCACTCACGCACTCACGCACTTCCGCACATTTCCATGTCCGAAGCCGCTGTCTACGTCCCTGCAACGCCGCATGTTCCCGGACCGCGACAAAACGGGTTGCGGGGCGGCGGGGGCGGGCCGAACTTCACGCTCGGCAATCACCCCCCGAATCGGCAAGAGACGGACGGATGGCGGAATACGAAGTGGCCCGCGTGACGGCGGTCCCCCCCGGCGAGGCGCGCGGCTTCACCGTCGCGCGCGAGGAGATCGTGCTCTGCAACGTGGACGGCGAGATCTACGCGCTGCAGGGGATCTGCACCCACGAGGAGCTGCCGCTGGACGGCGGCGAGATCGAGGACGGCGTGCTGACCTGCGAGTGGCACGGCGCCCAGTTCGACGTGCGGACGGGCGCCGTCTGCTCGCCCCCCGCCAGCATCCCCCTCCGCGGCTTCGACACCCGCGTCGACGACGAGGGCCGCATCTTCGTGACGATGCCGTAGACCCGGACGGCGGAACGGCGGAACCGCGGGGGACTCGGGCGTGTTTGGTGCGCGCCGAGCCCCCGTGCCGCCCTCACCCCGCGCCGGAGGGCGCGACCCTCTCCCGTCCCGGCCCGTCCCGGGAGAGGGTGGCTCGCGAGCATCCGCGCGCGTTCCCGAGCGCGGAACGGGTTCCAGCCAGGCGGGCACGATGCCGCCGCCCAGTGCAGATCCCATCCAGCTACCTCGCCCGGTACGGGAGAGGTGGACGGCCTAAGCCGGCCGGAGAGGGCACGATGCCGCGGAAACGAGCGGTTGCCGGTTCCCTCGTTGACGCCTCCGCCGCGTTGCCGTACAATCCCCGCCGTCCGTCCGCCGCTTCCGGAGCCACCGGGGGCGGCGGCGTGCTTTCGCCCTGCACCGATCCAACGCCGTGCCCGCCACCGACCTGAACGGCGCCCGTATCGCCATCGTCATGATGAGCGCCATCGGCGACGCGGTGCACACGCTTCCGGTCGTCAACTCGCTGCGCGCGCACGCACCGGACGCGCGCATCACCTGGATCATCCAGCCCGGCCCGCACGCGCTGGTCGCCAACCATCCCGCCGTCGACGAGTTCGTCGTCTTCGACCGCAAGAAAGGGTGGCGCGCCTACGCAGACGTGCGCCGCGCCGTCCGCGGCCGGCGCTTCGACCTGGTGATCGCGCTGCAGGTGTACCTCAAGGCGGGGCTCGTCACGGCGCTCCTCGACTCGCCGCGCAAGCTGGGGTTCGACCGGGCGCGGGCGCGCGACTTCAACTGGCTGTTCACCACCGAGCGCATCCCCCCGCGCGGCCAGCGCCACGTGCAGGACCAGTACTTCGAGTTCCTCGAGCACCTCGGCGTCCCCCCGCTCCTCGAGTGGGGCCTCGGCCCGACGGCGGAAGAGTCCGCGAAGTACCGGCATCTCCTTCCCGAAGACGGCCGCCCCACCGTCGCCCTGGTCGTCGGCACCAGCAAGCCGGGGAAGGAGTGGCCGGCGGAGCGCTACGCCCGCGTGGCCGACGCGCTGGCGGGCGACCTCGGCGTGCAGACGATGCTCGTCGGCGGCAAGTCCTCCCGCGAACTCGAAGCGGCGGCGGCGATCAAGCGCCTCTCCGGCCACGCGCCGCTGGACCTGCTGGAGTGGGACCTGCGCCGCCTCGTGTACCTCATCGACCGCGCGGACGTGCTGGTGAGCCCCGACACCGGGCCGCTGCACGCCGGCGTCGCCCTGAACACGCCCACGGTGGCGCTGATGGGCTACACGAACCCCAAGCGCGTGGGCCCCTACCGCCGCTTCCACGACCTGATGATCGACGCGTACGGCGACCCCGGCGAGGATTATCCCGTGAGCGCCGAATACCGCCCCGGCCGCATGGAGCGCATCACCCCCGAGCAGGTGGTGGAGAAGGTGGAGCTGGCGCTGAAGCGGTATCCGCGCGGGCGCTGATCGCCACGTCCGCAACAAAGTGTACGCACGCTGGCGCATTCGCATCGATTGCGCCGTAACGGCTTGACCGGCTCTCCCCGCTCCGTTTACCTTCTGCACTCCGGCGGTTCACACGCAGCCCGAACCTTCGCGCGCTCGTGGAGCTCTCGTCCGTAACGCTGCGCGTCCTCCTGCTGTTCTTCCCCGGCGTGCTCTGCGCGATCCTGCTGGACGCGCTGACGGTGCACCGCGAGCGGACGCCCGTGCAGTTCCTCACCAACGCGTTCGCGCTCGGGATGGCGTCGTACCTGTCGCTGGCCGCGGCGCGCGACGTGACGGCGAGCGCGGCGCAGTGGCTGCGGCTCCGCGAACCCCTGGATGTGACGTTCTTCGACGCGCTCATCGACGATCACGTTCACATTGCGTGGCGGGAGATCGCGCTGGCGGCACTGGTCGGGATGGTTCTCGTGGCGGTGATCTCGACCGTGCTGAACCGCAGGCTGGTGCACAGGGCGGCGTACTCGCTGGGCCTGACCCGCAACACGGGCGACATCGACGTGTGGAGCACGATGCTGAACTCGCCGCTCGGGAAATACGTGCTCGTGCGGGACCTCGCGCAGGACGCGGCGTACATCGGAACCGTGGAGATCTTTTCCGAAACCTCCCGCGAGGCCGAACTGCTCCTGAGCGACGTGGAGGTCTTCCGCAATACGACGTTCACGAAACTGTACGACACTGACCACGTATATCTCGCGCGAAGCGCAACCGCGCTGGTCATCGAGCCGATGAAGGAGAAATCGCACCGGGGAGGCCTGAATGCCCATCCGTAGAAGAGGTTCGACTTTCCCGTTGGGGAAGATGAAGGGCGGGTGGAACAAGGATCCGAAGGGACCGCGGCCGGACTTCGCTCCCGCGCCGTTCGGCGTCCCGTTCTCGCCCGACCCGCCCCCGCCGCCTCCGCCGCGGGTACCCTACTCTCTCGAGCCTGCACCTCCCTTCGATCCGTTTGAGGGCTTCAGGCGCCAGAAGAAAACCTGCGACGAGCCTCCGCGGCGGCCGTTCGTGCCAGGGGCGTTCGGTGTGCCGTTCGGCAGGGCGACGCCTCCCGCGCCGCCGGTCTCGCCGACATTCGATCCGAAGCCGTCCAGCTGAGCACGAGCGGGCCCGAACTCGATGGTTCGGGCCCGCTGCTTTCATCCTTCCGACTCGTCCCCTGCCACCGGCTCCTCGTCGCCCGGCGCGTCCGCGCCCTCCGCGCGAAGCTCTTCCTTCGGCG encodes the following:
- a CDS encoding non-heme iron oxygenase ferredoxin subunit; translation: MAEYEVARVTAVPPGEARGFTVAREEIVLCNVDGEIYALQGICTHEELPLDGGEIEDGVLTCEWHGAQFDVRTGAVCSPPASIPLRGFDTRVDDEGRIFVTMP
- a CDS encoding glycosyltransferase family 9 protein → MPATDLNGARIAIVMMSAIGDAVHTLPVVNSLRAHAPDARITWIIQPGPHALVANHPAVDEFVVFDRKKGWRAYADVRRAVRGRRFDLVIALQVYLKAGLVTALLDSPRKLGFDRARARDFNWLFTTERIPPRGQRHVQDQYFEFLEHLGVPPLLEWGLGPTAEESAKYRHLLPEDGRPTVALVVGTSKPGKEWPAERYARVADALAGDLGVQTMLVGGKSSRELEAAAAIKRLSGHAPLDLLEWDLRRLVYLIDRADVLVSPDTGPLHAGVALNTPTVALMGYTNPKRVGPYRRFHDLMIDAYGDPGEDYPVSAEYRPGRMERITPEQVVEKVELALKRYPRGR